Proteins encoded together in one Lagopus muta isolate bLagMut1 chromosome 3, bLagMut1 primary, whole genome shotgun sequence window:
- the ADCYAP1 gene encoding pituitary adenylate cyclase-activating polypeptide: protein MCSKALLALLVYGIIMHCSVYCSPTVGLQYPALRLEEEVYDEDGNTLQDFAYDQEPLGVAGPPSALGEVYALYYPLGKRHADGIFSKAYRKVLGQLSARKYLHSLMAKRVGGASSGLGDEAEPLSKRHIDGIFTDSYSRYRKQMAVKKYLAAVLGKRYKQRVKNKGRRVAYL from the exons ATGTGTAGCAAAGCGCTCCTAGCCCTTCTGGTTTATGGCATAATAATGCATTGCAGCGTCTACTGCTCACCCACCGTTGGACTCCAGTACCCGGCGCTCAG gctggaggaggaggtgtACGACGAGGACGGGAACACCCTGCAGGACTTCGCCTACGATCAGGAGCCGCTGGGGGTGGCCGGGCCGCCGTCCGCGCTGGGCGAGGTGTACGCGCTGTACTACCCGCTGGGAAAGAG GCACGCCGATGGGATCTTCAGCAAAGCCTACAGGAAAGTCCTGGGCCAGCTGTCCGCCAGGAAATACCTGCACTCCCTGATGGCCAAGCGGGTCGG CGGTGCCAGCAGCGGCCTGGGGGACGAGGCGGAACCGCTCAGCAAGCGGCACATAGACGGCATCTTCACGGACAGCTACAGCCGCTACCGGAAACAAATGGCTGTCAAGAAATACTTAGCGGCCGTCCTGGGGAAAAGGTATAAACaaagagttaaaaacaaaggacGCCGAGTAGCGTATTTGTAG